Below is a window of Helicobacter sp. MIT 05-5293 DNA.
CAAGATTGCATCACGGAATCCCTAGTGCGAGTATTGGAAATGGATTATATATTTATGCTTTTGGTAGTGTGAGAGGTCTAGGTATCGGTTATAATCGTCTCATCACGGGTGTAACATCATCTTTTAACGATGTGAGTATCAGACATTTGAATTATGCCTTTGAATGGGGCGTTGCAGTGGGTTGGAAAGGGTTTAGTGTGATATTTTCCCGCATTTATCAAGGCAAAGAGTTTGAAAAACAGCCTAAATTTAATCCCTATGGCTCATTGACTTTAAGCATAGCTTTTTAGATTACTCAACCGTAACGCTTTTAGCAAGATTGCGTGGCATATCGACATCATTGCCTAAGCGGATAGCAATTTCTAAAGCAAAAATTTGCAAAGCCACCATCATTGTAAAAAATTCTTCCATATAGCTTTGGCAAGATTCAAGCATCAATACATCATCAACGCCATCAATATGCTGTGTGCTGATTGCACAAATCGTGGCATCGCGCGCACTAAGCTCTTGGACATTGGATTTGATTTTATCAAAAAGTAAGTGAGTAGGCATTAATGCGACAGCGAAAAGTTCAGAATCTGCTAAGGCGATAGGTCCGTGTTTCATCTCTCCGCTAGGATAACCTTCAGCATGGAGATAGCTAATTTCTTTAAGTTTCAATGCTCCCTCTAATGCAAGGGGGTAAAAAATATCACGCCCGATAAAAAAGAATCCATGCCCATGCAGATAGCGTTTGGAAAGGCGTTTGATATGTTCGTGTAAATGTGAGCTGACACGGGTTTTTTTGGCAGATTCTACCATAGAGGCAATGTGAGATTTGAGCTCTTGAGATGAGATATGTCCGCGCTGCTTGCCTAAATAAACGCTTAGAATCCATAAAAGCATCATTTGTGTAGCAAAAGCTTTAGTGCTTGCTACACCTTTTTCGATACCTGCGCGTGTGAGCAAACTTGCGTGAGATTCTCGCACGATTGAGCTATTATCGACATTGCAAATCGCCAATGTTTTTAATCCCTTTTTTTTCACAAGTTTGAGTGCTTCCAAAGTATCCGCAGTTTCACCACTTTGAGAAATGACGATAAAAAGCTCATCGTCATTGATGACAGGCAAGGCATAACGAAACTCGCTTGCAATCACGACATTGGTTTTGATTTTTGCTAATCGTTCAAAAAGATATTTTGCGCTAAGTCCTGCATGATAGCTTGTCCCGCACGCACAAATGGTGATTTGCTTGATGTCGGTAAAAAAATCAGAGCTAAGCTCATTGAGGGTAATATCCCCTTCACTTACTCGTCCCATCATAGTTTCTAAAAGCACTTTGTGTTGTTCGTAGATTTCCTTTTCCATAAAATAGCGATAACCTTCTTTTTGAGCATAACTCTTTGTGCCATCGAGTTTTTTTGCATTTTTGAATCTTGCAAAATCACCAAGCTTCATCACGCCCATATCACCATCTTCCAAATACACGACACGATCAGCAAGCCCGATAAGTGGCGCATCAGAGCTTGCGAAATAAATCTCATTAGCATCATCGCAAGAGCGTCCAATGATAAGTGGCGAGCCATTTTTAGCATAAAAGATAGAATCTGGAGCTTTTTTTGTGATGAGCAAAATTGCAAACGCTCCTTTGAGTTGCGCAATTGTTTGCTGAAAGGCTTTCAAACAATCATATTCATTTTTGAGTGATTCTTCAAATAAATGCACAATGACTTCCGTGTCGGTTTGAGAAAGGAAAGTATGTCCTTTTGATATGAGAGTAGATTTGATTTCTTGATAATTTTCGATGATGCCATTATGCACGACATTACTAAAGTCTGCGATATGCGGGTGAGCGTTGGCTTCGGTAGGCTTACCATGTGTTGCCCAACGCGTATGTCCGATGCCTACACCTAAATCGGTCGAGCTAAAATCTTTACATTTATTTTCAAGTTGAGAAAGCTTACCTACCGCACGAAAAGTTTGGAGTTCATTGTGGCTTAAAATCGCGATACCTGCACTATCATAACCTCGATATTCAAGCTCTTTTAGTCCATTGAGCAAGAGCTGTTTTTTTTCATTTTTACCAATATATCCTACAATCCCACACATTTTTACTCCTCATAACACGACTTTATGGCATTTTACTATAAAATATTTACAGAATCTGCAATATTTTTTCAAAGGAATATGATTTTATCCAAAGGTATATAAATGCGTTTTAAAAGTTTTTTGATTATTGGCTTAGGGTTAATGTATTTTAATGTATGCGTAATGGCTGATGAGGGAGAATCACAAGAATCATCACAAACCACACCGCAAAAATCGCAAACAATGCTAGGAGATAATCAATCTCGGAGAATTGCGCTCTATCCGCATCGTTCTGTGTATATTTTGCCCTTTTATCATTCGATTTCTGCTCCTACGGAAAACAATATCCGTGATGAAACGAAGTTCCAATTTAGCTTTAAATTACCAGTGATAAGTCATTTGTTTTCACCTTATGGGAAGTTTTATTTTGCCTATACACAAACCGCGTGGTTTCAGAATTATAACAAGAAAGATTCTCGCCCATTTCGCGACCTTGACTATCAACCCGAGCTTTTTTATTCTTACGAGAGGGCGTTAGGATTCTTAGGAGGAAGATTTAAGAGTATTTCAGCGGGTTATAATCATATCTCTAATGGTGAGCGAGAAGCGCGTTCAAGGACGGAGAATCGTTTGTTTGTGAGTGCTAATTGGGAACATCAGATGTTTAAAAATGGTGTATTTGGTGTGCAAGCAATGGCATGGGTGTATTTTGGCAAGCATAATAATGGATTCTTGCATGACAATGCGGATTTACCAAAATATCGAGGGTATAACGATTTGTGGATTTATTATAAAGGCTCTAGGCATTTGTTGGAGTTTTATGCTCGTCCTGTGATTGCACGCAAATATTATCCTTATTTTGAGCTTGGTTGGACGATTAGAATCTCTAAAAATATGGGACTTTATGCGCAATATCTTAATGGTTGGGGAGATAATATTTATGAATACAATATCCGCTCTCAACGCGTAGGGGTAGGCTTAAGGCTATGGAATTATTAGGATTTTGCACTCATAAGCCTTGCATTTAGTTCGTAGAATCATTATTTTCATATTTACTTCTTAACGCCTTTATGGTCTCAACCATTGCCTGATAGTCAATTTCTTGATAGGGAGTTTCTAAAATTTCACGCCACAACTGCCCCATACGATGTAAATCTTCTCTGCTTTGTGGGGTATCATCTGTAACAAGCCACCCAAAACTTACATATTCTAAAAGCACATCTTTTTCCATAATTGTTGCCATTGTTGCTCCTTTGGTTGGCTATTGTCAAGTTTGATTTAGGGATTTGTGAGAGGGTAGGGGATTATTCCCCATAGCCATATTTTTCGACTACAAAATCAATATCTTTATCACCGCGTCCGCTCAAATTCACGAGAATCTTTTTACCCTTAAGTGTAGGTGCGATTTTTAATGCGTATGCGAGTGCGTGGCTAGATTCTATTGCAGGGATAATGCCCTCATTCTTGCTCAACTCAAAAAAGGCGTTAATCGCTTCTTGGTCGCTGATAGCGGCGACTTTGGTGCGTCCGATACTATGGAGATAAGCGTGTTCTGGTCCTACGCTTGGGTAATCAAGCCCACTTGCGACACTATGGACAGGGGCGGGTTCACCTTGAGAATCTTTTAGCATAATGGATTTGAATCCGTGCATAATCCCCTCATTTCCATAGCTTAAGCTTGCAGCGTGTTCGCCTATTTTTTCACCTATGCCTAGAGGCTCGACACCTATAAGCTCGACACTATCATCAATGAATCCGCTAAAAATTCCCATAGCATTGCTTCCACCACCGACACAAGCAACTACGCTATCGGGTAGTTCGCCCGTCATTTCAAGGAATTGTTCTTTGGATTCTATGCCTATGATTGCTTGAAAATCACGCACCATTTTAGGGAAAGGGTGAGGTCCTACAACCGAACCAATCGCATACATAGAGTTTTTAGGATCTTTGAGATAAGATTCAAAAGCTGAATCCACCGCTTCTTTGAGTGTCTTTGCACCAAAACTTACGGGGACGACATTTGCGCCAAGTATTTTCATACGCACGACATTAGGGTGTTCTTTGGCAATATCCACTTCACCCATGTGAATCTCACATTCCAAGCCAAAGTAAGCCGCTGCTGTCGCAAGGGCTACGCCGTGCTGTCCTGCGCCTGTCTCTGCAATGAGCTTTTTTTTGCCCATAAATTTTGCGAGTAATGCTTCGCCCATACAATGATTGAGCTTGTGCGCACCGGTGTGATTAAGATCTTCTCT
It encodes the following:
- the glmS gene encoding glutamine--fructose-6-phosphate transaminase (isomerizing); this translates as MCGIVGYIGKNEKKQLLLNGLKELEYRGYDSAGIAILSHNELQTFRAVGKLSQLENKCKDFSSTDLGVGIGHTRWATHGKPTEANAHPHIADFSNVVHNGIIENYQEIKSTLISKGHTFLSQTDTEVIVHLFEESLKNEYDCLKAFQQTIAQLKGAFAILLITKKAPDSIFYAKNGSPLIIGRSCDDANEIYFASSDAPLIGLADRVVYLEDGDMGVMKLGDFARFKNAKKLDGTKSYAQKEGYRYFMEKEIYEQHKVLLETMMGRVSEGDITLNELSSDFFTDIKQITICACGTSYHAGLSAKYLFERLAKIKTNVVIASEFRYALPVINDDELFIVISQSGETADTLEALKLVKKKGLKTLAICNVDNSSIVRESHASLLTRAGIEKGVASTKAFATQMMLLWILSVYLGKQRGHISSQELKSHIASMVESAKKTRVSSHLHEHIKRLSKRYLHGHGFFFIGRDIFYPLALEGALKLKEISYLHAEGYPSGEMKHGPIALADSELFAVALMPTHLLFDKIKSNVQELSARDATICAISTQHIDGVDDVLMLESCQSYMEEFFTMMVALQIFALEIAIRLGNDVDMPRNLAKSVTVE
- a CDS encoding phospholipase A — encoded protein: MRFKSFLIIGLGLMYFNVCVMADEGESQESSQTTPQKSQTMLGDNQSRRIALYPHRSVYILPFYHSISAPTENNIRDETKFQFSFKLPVISHLFSPYGKFYFAYTQTAWFQNYNKKDSRPFRDLDYQPELFYSYERALGFLGGRFKSISAGYNHISNGEREARSRTENRLFVSANWEHQMFKNGVFGVQAMAWVYFGKHNNGFLHDNADLPKYRGYNDLWIYYKGSRHLLEFYARPVIARKYYPYFELGWTIRISKNMGLYAQYLNGWGDNIYEYNIRSQRVGVGLRLWNY
- the trpB gene encoding tryptophan synthase subunit beta encodes the protein MDKPYLKSFPDSQGFFGAFGGSFVPPQIAEAMKEIEESYNLIAQNSDFIAELRKIRTHFQGRPTPIYFAHNLTKKYGGAGIYLKREDLNHTGAHKLNHCMGEALLAKFMGKKKLIAETGAGQHGVALATAAAYFGLECEIHMGEVDIAKEHPNVVRMKILGANVVPVSFGAKTLKEAVDSAFESYLKDPKNSMYAIGSVVGPHPFPKMVRDFQAIIGIESKEQFLEMTGELPDSVVACVGGGSNAMGIFSGFIDDSVELIGVEPLGIGEKIGEHAASLSYGNEGIMHGFKSIMLKDSQGEPAPVHSVASGLDYPSVGPEHAYLHSIGRTKVAAISDQEAINAFFELSKNEGIIPAIESSHALAYALKIAPTLKGKKILVNLSGRGDKDIDFVVEKYGYGE